One Balnearium lithotrophicum DNA window includes the following coding sequences:
- the speD gene encoding adenosylmethionine decarboxylase: MAKTLGVHIVADLYGCDPEVLKSAESMAEIFEGAVKHANLNKLSAYYHQFEPYGATGVVVISESHLSFHTWPEHGYVAIDVYTCGDHENAFKAFDYIVDKLNPERVEKNVHFRGVVNENEEVTFCASVG; the protein is encoded by the coding sequence ATGGCCAAGACCCTCGGCGTCCACATCGTAGCAGACCTTTACGGCTGCGACCCGGAAGTCCTTAAGTCTGCCGAAAGTATGGCAGAAATCTTTGAGGGGGCAGTGAAACACGCCAACCTCAACAAGCTCTCAGCCTACTACCATCAGTTTGAGCCCTACGGGGCGACGGGGGTTGTTGTTATTTCAGAATCTCACCTATCCTTCCACACTTGGCCTGAGCATGGATACGTTGCCATAGATGTCTATACGTGTGGAGACCATGAAAACGCCTTCAAGGCCTTTGATTACATAGTAGATAAGTTAAATCCTGAAAGGGTTGAAAAGAACGTTCACTTTAGGGGTGTTGTTAACGAAAACGAGGAAGTTACATTCTGCGCAAGTGTAGGCTGA
- a CDS encoding ComEC/Rec2 family competence protein — protein MPRIIICLVKKKLRDIWRGKIEKPVVYVFFLSFLVLTVKELQTPYFPLLFLSTLLIFLNYSLRFRVRELLPGIIFVAVLLGVSSLLSRPPGNQNVREVLWIKELPNEEKVAVLEGHKYIKLKDDALPGDKVNLNGRLVERSNFSLEKVRYELYRKLEENIDYPISSLVGAVTLGLRYELPDSIKGYFSLAGIYHFLAISGLHVGIVVGFLSLLFKTLRIRRPVTLSSILILPLIPLTGLTPSVLRAYLFTFLLGLGLEGYRKVNPLYLLGVVLLISVTFTEFNLSAALSFCAVGGILLALKGRENWWLKTLKVSISPVLFTLPLVLTVFGTFNLLSWINSIVSTFLFVPFLVSSFAEQITFGKSELINNLTENLGFFFIESSKFLFKLTKWAVVHCEVPLFISGAVMVLSLFLILFSKPIYGFVPSILLIIYSLIFPTYITKNVFIDGKKLNSFYFISTEGQRYSNSKIESNYVLPYTRELLFKSKLVDLRLRKNCSKIPKTKRKRGR, from the coding sequence TTGCCGCGTATAATTATATGCTTAGTTAAGAAAAAGTTAAGGGATATTTGGAGGGGAAAGATAGAAAAGCCCGTTGTATACGTGTTCTTCCTCTCATTCCTTGTTTTAACGGTTAAGGAGCTCCAAACTCCCTACTTTCCACTTCTCTTTCTATCGACCCTTCTAATTTTTCTCAACTACTCACTCAGGTTTAGAGTCAGGGAGCTCCTACCGGGAATAATTTTTGTCGCTGTTCTTTTAGGAGTTTCATCCCTCTTAAGTAGACCTCCTGGAAACCAAAATGTAAGAGAAGTTCTTTGGATTAAGGAGCTCCCAAATGAAGAAAAAGTTGCAGTTCTTGAGGGTCATAAGTACATAAAGCTAAAGGATGACGCCCTTCCCGGTGACAAAGTTAATTTAAACGGAAGATTGGTTGAAAGGAGTAACTTCTCCCTTGAAAAAGTCAGGTATGAACTTTACAGGAAATTGGAGGAAAACATTGACTATCCCATATCCTCTCTCGTTGGAGCGGTTACGTTAGGATTAAGGTACGAGCTTCCCGATTCAATCAAAGGGTACTTTTCCTTAGCCGGCATCTACCACTTTTTAGCAATATCGGGCCTTCACGTTGGAATTGTTGTCGGTTTCCTTTCCCTCCTTTTCAAAACCTTAAGAATAAGAAGGCCTGTGACTCTATCCTCCATCCTAATTCTTCCCCTTATTCCCCTAACGGGCCTCACTCCTTCTGTCTTAAGAGCATACCTCTTTACGTTTCTCTTAGGTTTGGGATTGGAAGGCTACAGAAAAGTAAATCCTCTTTATCTTTTGGGTGTCGTTCTTCTAATAAGCGTTACTTTCACAGAGTTTAACTTGTCTGCAGCCCTATCTTTTTGTGCAGTAGGTGGCATACTGTTAGCACTAAAGGGAAGGGAAAATTGGTGGTTAAAAACGTTAAAAGTTTCCATCTCTCCGGTTTTATTTACACTTCCATTAGTTTTAACCGTTTTTGGAACGTTCAACTTATTAAGTTGGATTAATTCAATCGTTTCAACATTCTTGTTCGTTCCCTTTCTCGTATCCTCATTCGCAGAACAAATTACATTCGGAAAGTCAGAACTTATCAACAACTTAACAGAAAACTTGGGATTTTTCTTTATAGAGAGCTCCAAGTTCCTCTTTAAACTGACAAAGTGGGCAGTTGTTCACTGTGAGGTTCCCCTCTTTATCTCCGGAGCTGTAATGGTTTTAAGCCTCTTTTTAATTCTATTCTCTAAACCGATCTACGGCTTTGTTCCTTCCATCTTATTAATTATCTACTCTCTTATTTTTCCAACCTATATTACTAAAAATGTCTTTATCGATGGAAAGAAGCTCAACTCTTTCTACTTCATATCAACAGAAGGTCAGAGGTATAGTAATTCCAAAATAGAGAGCAACTACGTCCTTCCCTACACGAGGGAGCTCCTCTTTAAAAGTAAACTTGTCGATTTAAGGTTGAGGAAAAATTGTTCTAAAATTCCCAAAACAAAAAGGAAGAGAGGTCGGTAA
- the aspS gene encoding aspartate--tRNA ligase, with protein sequence MLEHLGEFKRTHYCGDVTGKDVGDRVRVAGWVDSTRDHGGVVFVDLRDRTGKVQVVFSPEISEEIVERAKKLRDEFVIAVEGEVRRRPPGTENPKLKTGQVEIYAEKLQILNKSLPLPFPIEDDVKVGEETRLKYRFLDLRRKKMAENIIFRHRLYQITRRVFNEEGFVEIETPYLTKSTPEGARDFLVPSRIYPGKFYALPQSPQLFKQILMVSGFDRYYQIARCFRDEDLRADRQPEFTQIDFEMSFVTERDVMDVAERLLRELYSELLGVEIGEIPVMTYDEAMDRFGTDRPDTRFGLELKEITDIAKECQFKVFRTVAEKGGIVKAINFKGGAKLSRKEIDELTKFVGIYGAKGLAWIKVLSEGLQSPIVKFFSEGEMNRILERLEAEVGDILFFVADKKDVVNQALANLRLKLGKMAGLIDEDKVNVLWVVDFPMFEWNEDENRWEALHHPFTSPKEEDVEILLESPEKVRARAYDMVLNGVEIGGGSIRIHREDIQEKVFKVIGLSDEEAKERFGFLLEALKYGAPPHGGMAFGLDRLCAIMRKEESIRDVIAFPKTQRGQCLLTGAPDTVREEQLEELHIKIESEENEE encoded by the coding sequence ATGCTTGAACACCTTGGAGAATTCAAGAGAACCCACTACTGTGGAGATGTAACTGGAAAGGACGTTGGAGATAGAGTAAGGGTTGCAGGTTGGGTTGACTCAACGAGGGACCACGGAGGAGTTGTTTTTGTTGACCTAAGGGACAGAACGGGGAAGGTTCAGGTTGTCTTTTCACCTGAAATCTCCGAGGAAATCGTTGAGAGGGCTAAAAAACTTAGGGATGAGTTTGTGATAGCCGTTGAGGGAGAGGTTAGGAGGAGACCTCCGGGAACTGAAAACCCGAAACTTAAAACGGGACAGGTTGAAATATATGCTGAGAAATTACAAATCCTGAACAAATCCCTTCCGCTTCCGTTCCCTATAGAGGACGATGTAAAGGTTGGGGAGGAGACAAGGTTAAAGTATAGATTCCTTGACTTGAGAAGAAAAAAAATGGCTGAAAACATTATCTTCCGTCATAGACTCTATCAGATTACAAGGAGAGTCTTTAACGAGGAGGGATTTGTAGAGATTGAAACTCCATACCTTACAAAGAGTACTCCTGAGGGAGCAAGGGACTTTTTGGTTCCGAGCAGAATCTATCCCGGTAAGTTCTACGCCCTTCCTCAGTCCCCACAGCTCTTTAAACAGATTCTAATGGTTTCGGGATTTGACAGGTACTACCAGATTGCAAGGTGCTTCAGAGATGAGGACTTGAGGGCAGACAGGCAGCCAGAGTTTACACAGATTGATTTTGAAATGTCCTTTGTAACTGAAAGGGACGTGATGGACGTTGCAGAGAGGCTTTTGAGGGAGCTCTACTCGGAGCTCTTAGGGGTTGAAATTGGTGAAATTCCCGTGATGACCTACGATGAGGCAATGGACAGATTTGGAACGGATAGACCGGACACGAGGTTTGGACTTGAGCTAAAGGAGATTACGGACATTGCCAAGGAGTGTCAGTTTAAGGTATTTAGAACTGTTGCTGAGAAGGGAGGAATAGTTAAGGCTATTAACTTTAAAGGTGGAGCGAAGCTCTCGAGGAAGGAAATAGACGAACTTACAAAGTTTGTTGGAATATACGGAGCGAAGGGACTTGCCTGGATAAAGGTTCTCTCGGAAGGGCTCCAATCCCCAATTGTTAAGTTCTTCTCAGAAGGAGAGATGAACAGGATACTTGAAAGGTTAGAGGCTGAGGTTGGGGATATTCTCTTCTTCGTTGCAGACAAAAAGGACGTCGTTAACCAGGCACTTGCAAACCTGAGGCTGAAACTTGGAAAGATGGCAGGGCTGATTGATGAAGACAAGGTTAACGTTCTCTGGGTTGTAGACTTTCCAATGTTTGAGTGGAACGAGGACGAAAACAGGTGGGAAGCTCTCCACCATCCGTTTACAAGCCCGAAGGAGGAGGATGTAGAGATTCTCCTTGAATCTCCAGAAAAGGTCAGGGCAAGGGCATACGACATGGTACTAAACGGCGTTGAAATAGGTGGAGGAAGTATCCGTATCCACAGGGAGGACATTCAGGAAAAGGTCTTCAAGGTTATAGGCCTTTCGGATGAGGAGGCGAAGGAGAGGTTCGGTTTCCTACTTGAAGCTCTAAAGTACGGAGCTCCACCCCACGGAGGAATGGCTTTTGGACTTGACAGGCTGTGTGCAATCATGAGAAAAGAAGAGTCAATCAGGGACGTTATAGCATTTCCGAAGACTCAGAGGGGACAGTGTTTACTTACAGGAGCTCCAGATACAGTAAGGGAGGAGCAGTTGGAAGAGCTTCACATAAAAATTGAATCTGAAGAGAACGAAGAATAG
- a CDS encoding ferritin-like domain-containing protein — MGTKARELVGEHADRIVELLNRALCDEWLAYYQYWIGSKVVKGPMKSAVAAELVQHAQDELRHADMLAMRILELGGTPVLTPKKWFELTNCGYDSPENPFVKQILEQNIKGEQCAIDTYNKIVKFTKDIDPVTYNIALQIMTDEVEHEEDLQGLLEDLMNMEFLK, encoded by the coding sequence ATGGGAACAAAGGCAAGGGAACTTGTTGGGGAACATGCAGATAGGATTGTGGAGCTCCTAAACAGAGCTCTCTGTGATGAATGGCTTGCGTACTACCAGTACTGGATAGGCTCAAAGGTTGTTAAGGGACCTATGAAGTCGGCAGTTGCTGCTGAACTTGTACAGCACGCCCAGGATGAGCTCCGCCATGCAGATATGCTTGCAATGAGGATTTTAGAGCTTGGCGGAACACCTGTTCTGACTCCAAAGAAGTGGTTTGAGCTTACAAACTGCGGTTACGACTCACCTGAAAATCCCTTTGTTAAGCAGATTCTGGAGCAGAACATTAAGGGAGAACAGTGTGCAATAGATACTTACAACAAAATTGTTAAATTTACAAAGGACATAGACCCTGTTACCTACAACATTGCACTTCAGATAATGACGGATGAGGTTGAACACGAGGAGGATTTACAGGGACTTTTAGAGGATTTGATGAACATGGAGTTTTTAAAGTAA